From Neobacillus sp. PS2-9, the proteins below share one genomic window:
- a CDS encoding GNAT family N-acetyltransferase → MNYQTYDQWNDEIWADAGFIYKQAFKEKGAKPEDIIRNMFQKGICYLHVGYMGDQIVAMTLTGKLTEMDALLIDYLSVHPDFQNQGLGKKLVNYIHKWSQGKDHFDAIIIEVEAEKTPENIKRIHFWQKCGFTLTDYIHHYIWVPEPYQAMYIQTNSKHAEFSGEELFKHISKFHKASFQKKREKP, encoded by the coding sequence TTGAATTATCAAACGTATGATCAATGGAATGACGAGATTTGGGCCGATGCAGGCTTCATCTATAAACAGGCTTTTAAAGAGAAGGGAGCAAAACCAGAGGACATCATTCGAAACATGTTTCAAAAAGGGATTTGCTATTTACATGTTGGTTATATGGGAGACCAAATCGTTGCGATGACCCTTACTGGTAAATTAACTGAAATGGATGCCTTATTAATTGATTATTTGTCTGTTCACCCAGATTTTCAAAACCAAGGGTTAGGTAAAAAATTGGTGAACTATATTCATAAATGGTCTCAAGGTAAGGACCACTTTGATGCAATAATCATTGAGGTTGAAGCAGAAAAAACACCGGAAAATATTAAAAGAATCCATTTTTGGCAGAAGTGCGGTTTTACTTTGACTGATTATATTCATCATTATATTTGGGTGCCAGAACCATATCAGGCGATGTATATTCAAACCAATTCTAAACATGCGGAATTCTCCGGTGAGGAATTGTTTAAGCATATTAGTAAGTTCCATAAAGCATCGTTTCAGAAAAAGAGAGAGAAACCTTAG
- a CDS encoding DsbA family oxidoreductase: protein MGKRHLEDAIKQIDHPIEVTYRCYELDPTAGRDIKENIYEALAKKYGMSIEQAKANTERMVQMAKAAGLDYHMDTLILTNTFDAHRVTMFAKQHGLMKEMTERILHAYFTESKHIGDHKTLTDLAVEVGLDREAVEHMLASDEMAIEVRADEQTAQQYRITGVPFFLINKKYALSGAQPTEAFVQALRKVIQEDEIVVLNNDDGIVCDENGCEIPKK from the coding sequence ATTGGCAAAAGGCATCTGGAGGATGCCATTAAACAGATTGACCATCCGATTGAAGTAACGTATCGTTGCTACGAATTGGATCCGACAGCGGGTCGGGATATTAAAGAAAACATTTATGAAGCGTTAGCTAAAAAATATGGGATGAGTATCGAGCAAGCGAAAGCCAATACTGAACGAATGGTTCAAATGGCGAAGGCAGCTGGGTTGGATTATCATATGGATACGCTCATTTTAACGAATACTTTCGATGCACACCGTGTGACGATGTTCGCTAAGCAGCATGGTTTAATGAAAGAGATGACTGAGCGCATTTTACACGCGTATTTTACGGAATCCAAGCATATTGGTGATCATAAAACGTTAACAGATTTAGCGGTAGAGGTAGGGTTAGACCGGGAAGCTGTTGAACACATGCTTGCAAGTGATGAAATGGCAATTGAAGTACGTGCGGATGAACAAACCGCACAGCAGTACCGGATTACAGGTGTTCCATTCTTCCTTATTAATAAAAAGTATGCCCTATCCGGTGCACAACCAACGGAGGCATTTGTTCAAGCATTGAGAAAAGTCATTCAAGAGGATGAAATCGTTGTGTTAAACAACGATGATGGAATCGTCTGCGATGAAAATGGTTGCGAAATACCTAAAAAGTAG